From the genome of Orcinus orca chromosome 5, mOrcOrc1.1, whole genome shotgun sequence, one region includes:
- the S100B gene encoding protein S100-B, with amino-acid sequence MSELEKAMVALIDVFHQYSGREGDKHKLKKSELKELINNELSHFLEEIKEQEVVDKVMETLDSDGDGECDFQEFMAFVAMVTTACHEFFEHE; translated from the exons ATGTCTGAGCTGGAGAAGGCCATGGTGGCCCTAATTGACGTCTTCCATCAATATTCCGGAAGGGAAGGTGACAAGCACAAGCTGAAGAAGTCCGAACTCAAGGAGCTCATCAACAATGAGCTTTCCCACTTTTTAGAG GAAATCAAAGAGCAGGAGGTTGTGGACAAAGTCATGGAAACACTGGACAGCGATGGAGATGGTGAATGCGACTTCCAGGAATTTATGGCTTTTGTTGCCATGGTTACCACTGCCTGCCATGAGTTCTTTGAACACGAATGA